A genomic window from Luteolibacter sp. LG18 includes:
- the murJ gene encoding murein biosynthesis integral membrane protein MurJ has protein sequence MSAKSTWKVSAAVMASRVLGLIRDQIFAAFFGHSVLMDCFNIAFRIPNLLRDLFAEGALSQAFVTTFSKKVKEDGPESAWPLAAKMLTLVGMAMAAVSLVGILFSPQLVHLLTALDGTAGKARTFSPDDIALTIQMTRIMWPFMLLVSLAALVMGILNARNVFGIPALSSCFFNLGSIIAGSGIGLWLDPHHGPKTMIGMSIGVLVGGFGQLVCQLPSLRRLGFHWRPDWQWKDPAIRTIFALMGPAVISASVVQINVVVNSQFATSIGGGAVSALNWAFRLMQLPIGVFGVAVATVTLPALSRAALGGTGPEFRGVLARGLRLVTFLVLPSALGLCFLAEPIISVIFERGAFNAVGRMETAAALRGYGIGLLAYSWLKVLQPAFYAANRRWIPMMVSFVAIALSITSNWYFVTVRHMGVEALAMTTSLVAIVNFVILYAAMLRISDGLETRSLLVLCAKLVAAGGAMAGVCLLAQRYLFHDLSHMTQIARAAWLVVAVGAAGVTYFAAARVMRVEEATEATNLVTRRFRRTKA, from the coding sequence ATGTCCGCCAAATCCACTTGGAAAGTCAGCGCGGCGGTGATGGCCAGCCGCGTGCTCGGCCTGATCCGCGACCAGATCTTCGCCGCGTTCTTCGGGCACAGCGTGCTGATGGACTGCTTCAACATCGCCTTCCGGATCCCGAACCTGCTGCGGGACCTGTTCGCGGAAGGGGCGCTGTCCCAGGCCTTCGTGACGACCTTCTCGAAGAAGGTGAAGGAGGACGGGCCGGAAAGCGCGTGGCCGCTGGCGGCGAAGATGCTGACGCTGGTGGGGATGGCGATGGCCGCCGTCTCGCTGGTAGGCATCCTGTTCTCGCCCCAGCTGGTGCACCTGCTGACAGCGCTGGACGGCACCGCGGGCAAGGCGCGGACGTTCTCGCCGGATGACATCGCGCTGACGATCCAGATGACGCGGATCATGTGGCCGTTCATGCTGCTGGTGAGCCTGGCGGCGCTGGTGATGGGCATCCTCAACGCGCGCAACGTCTTCGGCATCCCGGCACTGTCGTCGTGTTTCTTCAACCTCGGCTCGATCATCGCGGGCTCCGGCATCGGGCTGTGGCTGGATCCGCACCACGGGCCGAAGACGATGATCGGGATGTCGATCGGCGTGCTGGTGGGCGGCTTCGGCCAGCTCGTGTGCCAGCTCCCGTCGCTGCGGCGGCTGGGTTTCCACTGGCGGCCGGACTGGCAGTGGAAGGACCCGGCGATCCGGACGATTTTCGCGCTGATGGGGCCGGCGGTGATTTCCGCCTCGGTGGTGCAGATCAACGTGGTGGTGAACTCGCAGTTCGCCACCTCCATTGGCGGCGGCGCGGTGAGCGCGCTGAACTGGGCCTTCCGGCTGATGCAGCTCCCGATCGGGGTGTTCGGCGTGGCCGTGGCCACCGTAACGCTGCCGGCGCTGTCCCGCGCGGCGCTGGGCGGGACCGGGCCGGAGTTCCGCGGCGTGCTGGCGCGCGGGCTGCGGTTGGTGACCTTCCTGGTGCTGCCCTCCGCACTGGGCCTGTGCTTCCTGGCGGAGCCGATCATCAGCGTGATCTTCGAACGGGGCGCGTTCAATGCCGTGGGCCGCATGGAAACCGCCGCCGCGCTGCGCGGCTACGGCATCGGCCTGCTGGCCTACTCGTGGCTGAAGGTGCTGCAACCGGCCTTCTACGCCGCGAACCGCCGCTGGATCCCGATGATGGTGAGCTTCGTGGCGATCGCGCTGAGCATCACCTCGAACTGGTATTTCGTGACCGTGCGCCACATGGGCGTGGAGGCGCTGGCGATGACCACCAGCCTGGTGGCGATCGTGAACTTCGTGATCCTCTACGCGGCGATGCTGCGGATCTCCGATGGCCTCGAAACCCGCTCGCTGCTGGTGCTGTGCGCGAAACTGGTGGCCGCCGGGGGCGCGATGGCGGGCGTGTGCCTGCTGGCCCAGCGCTACCTGTTCCACGATCTCAGCCACATGACCCAGATCGCCCGCGCGGCGTGGCTGGTGGTGGCAGTGGGTGCCGCGGGAGTCACCTATTTCGCCGCGGCCCGGGTAATGCGGGTGGAGGAGGCCACCGAGGCGACGAACCTGGTCACGCGACGATTCCGACGCACCAAGGCCTGA